A region of the Pseudarthrobacter sp. MM222 genome:
GATGCGCTCCGGCCGCGAGGGTCAGTCCGGGCAACCGGGAGAGTACGGCTGTCAGCGCGATCCTGGCTTCCAGCCGGGCAAGAGGGGCGCCGAGACAGAAGTGAATGCCCTGGCCGAAGGCAAGGTGCCTGACAGGTCCGCGGTCAATGTCGAACTGTTCAGGCCGCTGGAATTGCCGCTCGTCGCGGTTCGCGGAGCCGATCCAGGCCACCAGCGGCGCTCCGGCCGGAATAGGAACGTCGCCCACGGTGGTGTCCGTGGCCGCCACCCGGTACATGGACTGGACGGGCGAGCGAAAACGCAGCACTTCTTCGACGGCCTGCGGCAGCAGCGACGGATCGGCGACGAGCCGTTCGAATGTGTCCGGCGCTTCAGTGAAGCAAAGCACCGCATTGCCGATCAGGTTGGTCGTGGTTTCATTGCCCGCAACGAGGAGCAGGCTGCAGAAGCCCAGCAGCTCGGCCACACTCAGTTTCTGCCCGTCAATCTCGGCGGCCAGCAGGTTGCTGATCAGATCGTTTCCCGGCCGGCTTCTTCGCTGGTCGATCATGGCAAGGAAGTAGTCAGTCATTTCCCGGTTGGTGGCGTGGTGGTCGGCATCCTCGGTTACGCCTCGCGTTTGGCTGACGATCACATCGGACCACTGCTTGAAGCGATTCCGGTCCTCCGCGGGTATGCCCATGAGCTCCGCGATCACGATCACCGGCAGTGGGTAAGCCAGCTCCTTGATCAGGTCCGCTGTTCCGACGGTTGCCACCCCGTCCAGCAACTCCTCCGTGAGCGCCGAGATCCGGGGAGCAAGCCCCTCCACCGCCCTAGGGGTGAACGCCTGGGTCACCAAGGAGCGCAATTGCCGGTGGCGGGGAGGATCAGTGCTGATCAGACTCGCCGCGAACAGCTGCCCGGTCTCCGAGGCCTCGTCTCCGCCCATCCTGGAGGAGAACACCGCATGTTCGGTGAGCACCCGCTGCACGTCGTCATACCGGAAGACATGCCAACTCCCGGATTGCTCATCGTGGAAAACGGGGACGCGGTCCCTCATGCTCCGGTAGTGCGGAAAGGGGTCCAGCGGATGCTCATTGTCCGGTATGAAATCCACGGCTGGCCTCTCTGCTCAGCCCGGCGATCATTCGGCCCTAGCCGAGGCGTCGGGGCGGGTGGGCCGAAGGGCCCGTCAGAGCCTGAGCATATCCAAGACAGCTCCCGCACGTCACTAGCAAGCAACAACGAGCCGTCGCAAGCTGGCCGCGCGCGCGGTCCAGCCGCCTACCGGAAAGATTTCTGATGCCGCAGAACCGAAGCGACGTACGCCTTCGTGTCCTCGTACATGCCCCTGTTCATCACCGAGTACTGGCCCTGGTAATAGCTCGCAATCGCGATCTCCTTGCTCGGACTGGTGCTGATCAAAGCCGAGATAATGGCGACCCCGGCAGTGACATTGTCCTGGGCCTTGCGCAGATCAAGCGACCGGCCAACAAGCTGGGACGCCCATTCGCCGGAGGTCGGCATGACCTGCATCGTGCCGATCGCACCTGCCGACGACGTGACGTTCTGGCGGAAGCTGGACTCCTGCATGGCGAATGCCAACGCCAGGGACGGATCCACTTTCATGCGGCGGGCGGTAGCGGCCACCATGGTCTTCAGCTGGGCTACTGACGGTGTAGACGACGGCGCCGCCGGCTTCGGGTTCGGGGCGGCCGTGGCCTTTCCGGCGATGGCGATCTTCTGCCCAGGGTAGATGATCGTCCGCAGATTCATGCCGTTCGCGGCCAGGATGCTTGACAGGCTGACACCGTGGTTGGCTGCAATGCGGGACAGCGTGTCACCGGCCTTAACCACGTAGGACTTCGCGGCAGCCGGCTTCGGGGCTGGTTTTGCAACTGGTTTAGGTGCTGGCTTCGGCGCTGGTTTGGCGGCCGGCTTGGGTGCGGGCTTTGCGGGCGCCGGTGCGGCCTTGGCTGTCAGGCGGATTTTCTGCCCCGGGTAGATGATGGTCCGCAGATTCATCCCGTTTGCCGCCAGGAGGCCGGACAGGCTGACACCGTGTTTCGCGGCGATCCCGCTGAGCGTGTCGCCGGGCTTGACGGTGTGTATGGCGGCGGCGGGTGTGGCCGGCTTAGCTGCCGGCTTGGGTGCGGGCTTAGCTGCCGGCTTGGTGGCGGGCTTGGCTGCCGGCTTGGCGGCTGGCTTGGGTGCAGCGGCTTTGGTGGCGGGACGCAGCTTGATCTTCTGCCCCGGATAGATGATGGTCCGCGCGCTCATGTTGTTGGCCGCGAAAATGGATGCGAGGCTCACTCCATGCCTGGCGGCGATCCCGCTGAGAGTGTCGCCTGAGCGGACGGTGTAGGTCCCCGTGGAGGCGGCCTGCAGGGTCGCCTGCATGGCAGCGGGGTTGGCCGCGTTGGCGGTTCCGCCGAACATGGTAGACAGGACAACCGCCGACATGGCTCCGGCGGTGACGGCGGCGCTGAGACGCCTGATCGGGTTGCTCATCGAACTTCCTCAAAACTGGTGGTTCCTCGACTACTCCTCGCGGAACCAGAGCGGTGGTACACCGCCGGGCGAATTCGGCGCCAGCCTTGGGAGTCCTTCAGCGGCACTGCTGGAACGGCAGTGGGCGGCCTATTAATCTTTATCGGCTGAACCGGGCCGGATGTAACCGGATTTAATCAGGGCAGAACATCGCGGATGCTCAGTGGGCTCACGTCGAGCCGTTGGTACCCGTTGCTTCGCGGGGGGATTGTGTGTCAGCCTCGAAGTGAGCCCGGCGCCGGGGCGACGGCGGGCGGCAGAGAGGGAGCACGGCATGGGACTGATCCATATCGACCTGTTCACCACGCTCGACGGCGTCGCGCAGGCGCCCGGCGGGCCAGACGAGGACACTGAGGGCGGGTTCGCCTTTGGCGGCTGGCAGGCGCCCCTGATCGACGCGGT
Encoded here:
- a CDS encoding LysM peptidoglycan-binding domain-containing protein, translating into MSNPIRRLSAAVTAGAMSAVVLSTMFGGTANAANPAAMQATLQAASTGTYTVRSGDTLSGIAARHGVSLASIFAANNMSARTIIYPGQKIKLRPATKAAAPKPAAKPAAKPATKPAAKPAPKPAAKPATPAAAIHTVKPGDTLSGIAAKHGVSLSGLLAANGMNLRTIIYPGQKIRLTAKAAPAPAKPAPKPAAKPAPKPAPKPVAKPAPKPAAAKSYVVKAGDTLSRIAANHGVSLSSILAANGMNLRTIIYPGQKIAIAGKATAAPNPKPAAPSSTPSVAQLKTMVAATARRMKVDPSLALAFAMQESSFRQNVTSSAGAIGTMQVMPTSGEWASQLVGRSLDLRKAQDNVTAGVAIISALISTSPSKEIAIASYYQGQYSVMNRGMYEDTKAYVASVLRHQKSFR
- a CDS encoding cytochrome P450, with translation MDFIPDNEHPLDPFPHYRSMRDRVPVFHDEQSGSWHVFRYDDVQRVLTEHAVFSSRMGGDEASETGQLFAASLISTDPPRHRQLRSLVTQAFTPRAVEGLAPRISALTEELLDGVATVGTADLIKELAYPLPVIVIAELMGIPAEDRNRFKQWSDVIVSQTRGVTEDADHHATNREMTDYFLAMIDQRRSRPGNDLISNLLAAEIDGQKLSVAELLGFCSLLLVAGNETTTNLIGNAVLCFTEAPDTFERLVADPSLLPQAVEEVLRFRSPVQSMYRVAATDTTVGDVPIPAGAPLVAWIGSANRDERQFQRPEQFDIDRGPVRHLAFGQGIHFCLGAPLARLEARIALTAVLSRLPGLTLAAGAHLERMESTIIFGLKELPVSWQAAGRSPASK